In Candidatus Reconcilbacillus cellulovorans, the following proteins share a genomic window:
- a CDS encoding DNA-directed RNA polymerase subunit beta codes for MAGQVASFGRRIRRTYARIQEVLEVPNLIEIQKKSYQWFLDEGLRELFRDISPITDFTGNLALEFVDYTLGDPKYDVDEAKERDVTYAAPLRVKVRLINHETGEVKEQEVFMGDFPLMTETGTFIINGAERVIVSQLVRSPSVYFSAKTDKNGKKTYTATVIPNRGAWLELEADAKDIVYVRIDRTRKIPVTVLLRALGFGTDAAILELLGDDEFIRNTLEKDNTDSPERALIEIYERLRPGEPPTIENARNLLISRFFDPKRYDLAPVGRYKMNKKLHLKNRLFNQRLAEPIVHPKTGEILAEAGQLVDRRLLDAILPALDADEGVCEEVYRLSGGVLDVDSIRVQSVKIYSPAEDGKIIKIISNGRVDKSVKHITIADIVASVSYFINLLHGVGDVDDIDHLGNRRLRSVGELLQNQFRIGLARMERVVRERMSIQDANLITPQALINIRPVIAAIKEFFGSSQLSQFMDQTNPLAELTHKRRLSALGPGGLTRERAGFEVRDVHHSHYGRMCPIETPEGPNIGLINSLSTYARVNEYGFIEAPYRKVDPATGRVTNEIVYLTADEEDNYVIAQANAELNEDGTFKHDHVVVRYKDDILTLPKDRVDFMDVSPKQVVSVATALIPFLEHDDSNRALMGSNMQRQAVPLLVPEAPIVGTGMEYKAAKDSGVCVIAKHDGVVERVTANEIWVRRTGTVDGRKVKGNVDKYKLHKFLRSNQGTCINQRPLVRKGDVVREGDIIADGPSTEQGELALGRNVLVAFMPWEGYNYEDAILLSERLVKEDVYTSIHIEEYECEARDTKLGPEEITRDIPNVGEDALRNLDERGIIRVGAEISAGDILVGKVTPKGVTELTAEERLLHAIFGEKAREVRDTSLRVPHGTGGIVVDVKVFTRDNGDELPPGVNQLVRVYIAQKRKISEGDKMAGRHGNKGVIARILPEEDMPFLPDGTPVDVVLNPLGVPSRMNLGQILEVHLGMAAKALGIHVATPVFDGAREEDVFETMKEAGMQPNGKTILYDGRTGEPFEREVTVGVMYMIKLAHMVDDKIHARSTGPYSLVTQQPLGGKAQFGGQRFGEMEVWALEAYGAAYTLQEILTVKSDDVVGRVKTYEAIVKGENVPEPGVPESFKVLIKELQSLGMDVKILAGDEQEIEIKEFEEEEDGGSDKLSLNLPDLEVGTKDVGIK; via the coding sequence TTGGCCGGACAAGTCGCCTCATTCGGTCGACGTATCCGCAGGACGTATGCGCGTATCCAAGAAGTGCTCGAAGTGCCGAATTTGATCGAAATCCAGAAAAAGTCATATCAGTGGTTTCTGGACGAAGGGTTGCGCGAATTATTCCGCGACATCTCTCCGATTACGGATTTTACCGGCAATCTCGCGCTGGAGTTCGTCGATTACACGCTGGGCGATCCGAAATACGACGTCGACGAGGCGAAGGAGCGCGACGTCACGTACGCGGCCCCGCTTCGTGTGAAGGTGCGTCTAATCAATCACGAGACGGGCGAAGTGAAAGAGCAGGAAGTGTTCATGGGCGATTTTCCGCTCATGACGGAGACGGGCACATTTATCATCAACGGTGCGGAGCGCGTCATCGTCAGCCAGCTCGTTCGTTCCCCGAGTGTTTATTTCAGCGCGAAAACGGACAAAAACGGCAAGAAAACGTATACGGCAACCGTCATTCCGAACCGAGGCGCCTGGCTGGAGCTTGAGGCCGACGCGAAGGACATCGTGTATGTGCGCATCGACCGGACGCGCAAAATTCCGGTCACCGTGCTGCTTCGCGCCCTCGGCTTCGGCACCGACGCCGCGATCCTTGAACTGCTTGGCGACGACGAATTTATTCGGAACACGCTGGAAAAGGACAATACCGATTCGCCGGAGCGCGCGCTGATCGAGATTTACGAACGGCTTCGTCCCGGCGAGCCGCCGACGATCGAGAACGCTCGGAATTTGCTGATTTCGAGGTTTTTCGATCCGAAGCGGTACGATCTTGCGCCGGTCGGCCGCTACAAGATGAACAAGAAGCTGCATTTAAAAAACCGGCTGTTCAATCAAAGGTTGGCCGAACCGATCGTCCATCCGAAGACGGGTGAAATTTTGGCCGAGGCCGGTCAGCTGGTCGACCGCAGGCTGCTCGACGCGATTTTGCCGGCGCTCGATGCCGATGAGGGCGTCTGCGAAGAGGTGTATCGCCTGTCCGGCGGCGTGCTGGACGTCGATTCGATCCGCGTGCAGAGCGTCAAAATCTATTCGCCGGCGGAAGACGGCAAGATCATCAAAATCATTTCCAACGGCCGCGTCGACAAATCGGTCAAACACATTACGATCGCTGACATCGTCGCGTCCGTCAGCTATTTTATCAATTTGCTGCACGGCGTCGGCGACGTCGACGACATCGACCATCTTGGCAACCGCCGTCTCCGGTCGGTCGGCGAACTTTTGCAGAACCAGTTCCGCATCGGCTTGGCGCGCATGGAACGCGTCGTTCGCGAACGGATGTCGATCCAGGACGCCAACCTGATCACGCCGCAGGCTTTGATCAACATTCGTCCGGTCATTGCGGCGATCAAGGAGTTTTTCGGCAGCTCCCAGCTGTCGCAGTTTATGGACCAGACCAACCCGCTGGCCGAGTTGACGCACAAGCGGCGCCTTTCCGCGCTTGGCCCGGGCGGCTTGACGCGCGAGCGCGCCGGTTTCGAGGTGCGCGACGTCCATCATTCGCATTACGGACGTATGTGTCCGATCGAAACGCCGGAAGGCCCGAACATCGGCCTAATCAACTCGCTGTCGACCTACGCGCGCGTCAACGAATATGGGTTCATCGAGGCGCCGTACCGCAAGGTCGACCCGGCGACCGGACGCGTGACGAACGAGATCGTCTACCTGACCGCCGACGAGGAAGACAATTACGTCATCGCGCAGGCGAACGCGGAGCTGAACGAGGACGGTACGTTCAAACATGATCACGTCGTCGTGCGGTACAAGGACGACATTTTAACGTTACCGAAAGATCGCGTCGACTTCATGGACGTTTCGCCGAAGCAGGTCGTGTCTGTCGCGACGGCGCTTATACCGTTCCTCGAGCACGACGACTCCAACCGTGCGCTGATGGGTTCCAACATGCAGCGCCAGGCGGTGCCCCTGCTCGTGCCGGAGGCGCCGATCGTCGGCACCGGCATGGAATACAAGGCGGCCAAGGATTCCGGCGTCTGCGTCATTGCCAAACATGACGGCGTCGTCGAACGCGTGACGGCGAACGAGATTTGGGTTCGCCGTACCGGCACCGTCGATGGACGGAAAGTGAAAGGCAACGTCGATAAATACAAGCTGCATAAGTTTTTGCGGTCCAACCAGGGCACCTGCATCAACCAGCGGCCGCTCGTCCGCAAAGGCGACGTTGTCCGGGAAGGCGATATCATCGCCGACGGCCCGTCGACCGAACAGGGCGAGCTTGCGCTCGGCCGCAACGTGCTCGTGGCGTTCATGCCGTGGGAAGGATACAACTACGAAGACGCGATTTTGCTCAGCGAACGCCTCGTCAAGGAAGACGTATATACCTCGATCCACATTGAGGAATACGAGTGCGAGGCGCGCGACACGAAGCTCGGTCCCGAGGAAATCACTCGCGACATTCCGAACGTCGGCGAAGACGCGCTTCGCAACCTCGACGAGCGCGGCATCATTCGCGTCGGCGCGGAGATCAGCGCCGGCGACATACTCGTCGGCAAAGTGACGCCGAAAGGTGTAACCGAGCTGACGGCGGAAGAGCGCCTGCTTCATGCGATTTTCGGCGAAAAGGCGCGCGAAGTGCGCGATACCTCGCTGCGCGTGCCGCACGGCACCGGCGGCATTGTCGTCGACGTCAAGGTGTTTACGCGCGACAACGGCGATGAACTCCCGCCCGGCGTCAATCAGCTCGTGCGCGTCTACATTGCGCAGAAGCGGAAAATTTCCGAAGGCGACAAAATGGCCGGACGCCACGGTAACAAAGGCGTCATCGCCCGCATTTTGCCGGAAGAGGACATGCCGTTTCTGCCCGACGGCACCCCGGTCGACGTGGTGCTCAATCCGCTCGGCGTGCCGAGCCGCATGAACCTCGGCCAAATCCTCGAAGTCCATCTCGGCATGGCGGCCAAAGCACTGGGCATTCACGTTGCGACGCCCGTGTTCGACGGCGCGCGTGAGGAAGACGTGTTCGAAACGATGAAGGAAGCCGGCATGCAACCGAACGGCAAAACGATTCTGTACGACGGCCGCACGGGCGAGCCGTTCGAGCGCGAGGTGACCGTCGGCGTCATGTACATGATCAAGCTTGCCCACATGGTCGACGACAAAATTCATGCACGGTCGACGGGGCCGTATTCGCTCGTCACGCAGCAGCCGCTTGGCGGCAAAGCCCAATTCGGCGGCCAGCGGTTCGGCGAGATGGAAGTGTGGGCGCTCGAGGCTTACGGCGCCGCCTATACGCTTCAGGAAATTCTGACCGTCAAGTCCGACGACGTCGTCGGGCGAGTCAAGACGTACGAAGCGATCGTCAAGGGCGAGAACGTGCCGGAGCCCGGCGTGCCGGAATCGTTTAAGGTGTTGATCAAGGAATTGCAGAGCCTCGGCATGGACGTCAAGATTTTGGCCGGCGACGAACAGGAAATCGAGATCAAGGAATTCGAAGAAGAGGAGGACGGCGGCAGCGACAAGCTGAGCCTCAACCTTCCGGATCTCGAAGTCGGCACGAAAGATGTCGGCATCAAATGA